A stretch of the Equus caballus isolate H_3958 breed thoroughbred chromosome X, TB-T2T, whole genome shotgun sequence genome encodes the following:
- the TLR8 gene encoding toll-like receptor 8 isoform X1, with the protein MNDEPSHSENMILQPLLLTCLFLIISDSCEFFTETNYSRSYPCDEKRENVSVIAECNDRRLEEVPQTVGKYVTELDLSDNFIIHITNESFQGLQNLTKINLNHNGKARSQNENPDVNKNGMNITDGAFLNLQNLRELLLEDNQLDKIPTGLPGSLRELSLIQNRITSVTKKNTSGLMNLEYLYLGWNCYFGNICNKTFDIEDGTFERLTNLKVLSLSFNNLSHVPPKLPNSLRELYLSNTKIKNITQEDFKELRNLTVLDLSGNCPRCFNAPFPCTPCERDSSIQIHPLAFQDLTELRYLNLSSTSLRKVPAIWFDNMHHLKVLHLEFNYLVQEIASGEFLTKLPSLEILDLSFNYIVTKYPKYIEISPNFSNLTSLQILHLRGYVFQEVRKEHFRPLMSLSNLKTINLGVNFIKQIDFTFFQHFPNLTVIYLSENRISPLVNDSLQNYTNGSAFQSHILKRRSADFEFNPHSNFYHNTNPLIKPQCTAYGKALDLSLNSIFFIGQKQFKAFHDIACLNLSSNGIGQPLHGTEFSAVPHIKYLDLTNNRIDFDDDNALRELPELEVLDFSYNAHYFRIAGVTHRLGFIQNLTQLRVLNLSHNSIYTLTEYNMNSMSLEELVFSGNRLDLLWNAEDRRYRKIFKCLRNLTRLDLSFNNLQHIPDEAFLNLPQNLTELYINDNRLHFFNWTLLQHFPHLHLLDLSRNKLSSLTNNLSKFSPSLRTLLLSQNKISHLPSGFFSEASGLIHLDLRFNRLKMINKTTLQTKTTINLAVLELGGNPFDCTCDIGDFRRWMDENLNIAIPRLADVICASPGDQRGKSIVSLELTTCVSDAIAAILCFFTFFITVTVMLAALAHHWFYWDVWFIYHMCLAKIKGYRSLSTSQTFYDAYVSYDTKDASVTDWVINELRFHLEESEEKNVLLCLEERDWDPGLAIIDNLMQSINQSKKTIFVLTKKYAKNWNFKTAFYLALQRLMDENMDVIVFILLEPVLQHSQYLRLRQRICKSSILQWPDNPKAEGLFWQSLKNVVLTENNSRYNNLYVDSIKQY; encoded by the exons ATGAATGACGAGCCTTCACATTCG GAAAACATGATCCTTCAGCCTTTGCTTCTGACCTGCCTTTTCCTGATAATCTCTGATTCCTGTGAGTTCTTCACTGAAACAAATTATTCTAGAAGCTATCCTTGtgatgagaaaagggaaaatgtttCTGTCATTGCAGAGTGCAACGATCGCCGACTGGAAGAAGTTCCCCAAACAGTGGGCAAGTACGTGACAGAACTAGACCTATCTGATAATTTCATCATCCACATAACAAATGAATCATTTCAAGGGCTGCAAAATCTTACTAAAATAAATCTAAACCACAATGGCAAGGCACGGTCCCAGAATGAAAATCCTGACGTAAATAAAAATGGCATGAATATTACAGATGGGGCATTCCTCAACCTACAAAACCTAAGAGAGTTACTGCTTGAAGACAACCAGTTAGACAAAATACCCACTGGTTTGCCAGGGTCTTTAAGAGAACTTAGTCTAATTCAAAACAGAATAACTTCTGTAACTAAAAAGAATACTTCTGGACTTATGAATTTGGAATATCTCTATTTGGGCTGGAACTGCTATTTTGGCAACATTTGCAATAAAACTTTTGACATAGAAGACGGAACATTTGAAAGGCTTACAAACTTGAAGGTGCTATCATTATCTTTTAACAACCTTTCTCATGTGCCACCCAAACTGCCAAACTCCTTGAGAGAGCTTTATCTTAGCAACACCAAGATCAAAAACATCACTCAAGAAGACTTCAAGGAATTGAGAAATTTGACAGTACTGGATCTAAGCGGGAACTGTCCAAGGTGCTTCAATGCACCATTTCCCTGTACACCTTGTGAAAGAGACTCTTCGATTCAGATACATCCTCTTGCTTTTCAAGACCTGACCGAACTTCGCTACCTAAACCTCTCTAGCACTTCCCTCAGGAAGGTTCCTGCAATCTGGTTTGACAATATGCACCATCTGAAGGTGCTGCATCTTGAATTCAATTATTTAGTGCAGGAAATAGCGTCTGGGGAATTTTTAACGAAACTGCCCTCCTTAGAAATACTTGACTTATCTTTTAACTATATAGTGacgaaatatccaaaatatattgaaatttcCCCGAACTTCTCTAATCTTACGTCTCTCCAGATATTGCACTTAAGAGGTTATGTGTTTCAGGAAGTTAGAAAAGAACATTTCCGGCCCTTGATGAGTCTCTCAAATTTAAAGACTATCAACTTGGGCGTTAACTTTATTAAGCAAATTGATTTTACCTTTTTCCAACATTTCCCCAATCTGACAGTCATTTACTTGTCAGAAAACAGAATATCGCCCTTGGTAAACGATAGCCTGCAAAATTATACAAATGGCTCCGCTTTCCAAAGTCATATCCTTAAGCGACGTTCAGCAGATTTTGAGTTTAACCCACATTCAAATTTTTATCATAACACCAATCCTTTAATAAAGCCACAGTGTACAGCTTATGGCAAAGCCTTAGATTTAAGCTTGAATAGTATTTTCTTTATTGGGCAAAAGCAGTTTAAAGCTTTTCATGACATTGCCTGCTTAAATCTGTCTTCCAATGGCATTGGTCAACCGTTGCATGGAACTGAATTTTCAGCTGTACCGCATATCAAATATTTGGATTTGACAAACAATAGAATAGACTTTGATGATGATAATGCTCTCAGAGAATTGCCTGAGTTAGAAGTTCTAGATTTCAGCTACAATGCACACTATTTCCGAATAGCAGGGGTAACGCATCGTCTAGGATTTATTCAAAATTTAACACAGCTAAGAGTTTTGAACTTGAGCCACAACAGCATTTACACTTTAACAGAGTACAATATGAATAGTATGTCTCTGGAAGAATTAGTTTTCAGTGGAAACCGCCTTGACCTTTTGTGGAATGCTGAAGACAGAAGGtacaggaaaatttttaaatgtctcaggAATCTGACACGGCTTGATTTATCCTTTAATAACCTCCAGCATATCCCAGATGAAGCATTCCTTAACTTGCCCCAGAATCTCACCGAACTGTATATAAATGACAATAGATTACATTTCTTTAACTGGACATTACTCCAACATTTTCCTCATCTCCACTTGCTTGACCTAAGTAGAAACAAACTCTCCTCTTTAACTAATAACCTATCTAAATTCTCACCTTCTCTTCGGACACTGCTACTGAGTCAAAACAAGATTTCCCACCTGCCTTCTGGCTTCTTCTCCGAAGCTAGCGGTCTGATACACCTCGATTTACGTTTCAACAGGCTAAAGATGATCAACAAAACCACGCTTCAAACTAAGACCACCATCAATTTAGCCGTTTTGGAACTTGGTGGAAACCCTTTTGACTGTACCTGTGACATTGGAGATTTTcggagatggatggatgaaaatCTGAATATCGCAATTCCTAGATTGGCAGATGtcatctgtgccagtcctggGGATCAAAGGGGGAAGAGTATTGTGAGTTTAGAGCTAACGACGTGTGTTTCAGATGCCATTGCCGCAATATTGTGCTTCTTCACGTTCTTCATCACTGTCACAGTTATGTTGGCTGCCCTAGCTCACCATTGGTTTTACTGGGATGTTTGGTTTATCTATCACATGTGTTTAGCTAAGATAAAAGGCTACAGGTCTCTTTCCACATCCCAAACTTTCTACGATGCTTACGTTTCTTATGACACCAAAGACGCCTCTGTTACGGACTGGGTGATAAATGAGCTGCGCTTCCACCTagaagagagtgaagaaaaaaaCGTGCTCCTCTGTTTAGAGGAGAGGGACTGGGACCCGGGATTAGCCATCATCGATAACCTCATGCAGAGCATAAACCAAAGCAAGAAGACAATATTTGTTTTAAccaaaaaatatgcaaagaactggAACTTTAAAACAGCATTCTACTTGGCCTTGCAGAGGCTAATGGATGAGAATATGGATGTGATTGTATTTATTCTGCTGGAGCCAGTGTTACAGCATTCCCAGTATTTGCGGCTGCGGCAGAGGATCTGCAAGAGCTCCATCCTCCAGTGGCCTGACAACCCCAAGGCAGAAGGCTTGTTTTGGCAAAGTCTGAAAAATGTGGTCTTAACTGAAAATAATTCACGGTATAACAATTTGTATGTTGATTCCATTAAGCAATACTAA
- the TLR8 gene encoding toll-like receptor 8 isoform X2: MILQPLLLTCLFLIISDSCEFFTETNYSRSYPCDEKRENVSVIAECNDRRLEEVPQTVGKYVTELDLSDNFIIHITNESFQGLQNLTKINLNHNGKARSQNENPDVNKNGMNITDGAFLNLQNLRELLLEDNQLDKIPTGLPGSLRELSLIQNRITSVTKKNTSGLMNLEYLYLGWNCYFGNICNKTFDIEDGTFERLTNLKVLSLSFNNLSHVPPKLPNSLRELYLSNTKIKNITQEDFKELRNLTVLDLSGNCPRCFNAPFPCTPCERDSSIQIHPLAFQDLTELRYLNLSSTSLRKVPAIWFDNMHHLKVLHLEFNYLVQEIASGEFLTKLPSLEILDLSFNYIVTKYPKYIEISPNFSNLTSLQILHLRGYVFQEVRKEHFRPLMSLSNLKTINLGVNFIKQIDFTFFQHFPNLTVIYLSENRISPLVNDSLQNYTNGSAFQSHILKRRSADFEFNPHSNFYHNTNPLIKPQCTAYGKALDLSLNSIFFIGQKQFKAFHDIACLNLSSNGIGQPLHGTEFSAVPHIKYLDLTNNRIDFDDDNALRELPELEVLDFSYNAHYFRIAGVTHRLGFIQNLTQLRVLNLSHNSIYTLTEYNMNSMSLEELVFSGNRLDLLWNAEDRRYRKIFKCLRNLTRLDLSFNNLQHIPDEAFLNLPQNLTELYINDNRLHFFNWTLLQHFPHLHLLDLSRNKLSSLTNNLSKFSPSLRTLLLSQNKISHLPSGFFSEASGLIHLDLRFNRLKMINKTTLQTKTTINLAVLELGGNPFDCTCDIGDFRRWMDENLNIAIPRLADVICASPGDQRGKSIVSLELTTCVSDAIAAILCFFTFFITVTVMLAALAHHWFYWDVWFIYHMCLAKIKGYRSLSTSQTFYDAYVSYDTKDASVTDWVINELRFHLEESEEKNVLLCLEERDWDPGLAIIDNLMQSINQSKKTIFVLTKKYAKNWNFKTAFYLALQRLMDENMDVIVFILLEPVLQHSQYLRLRQRICKSSILQWPDNPKAEGLFWQSLKNVVLTENNSRYNNLYVDSIKQY; the protein is encoded by the coding sequence ATGATCCTTCAGCCTTTGCTTCTGACCTGCCTTTTCCTGATAATCTCTGATTCCTGTGAGTTCTTCACTGAAACAAATTATTCTAGAAGCTATCCTTGtgatgagaaaagggaaaatgtttCTGTCATTGCAGAGTGCAACGATCGCCGACTGGAAGAAGTTCCCCAAACAGTGGGCAAGTACGTGACAGAACTAGACCTATCTGATAATTTCATCATCCACATAACAAATGAATCATTTCAAGGGCTGCAAAATCTTACTAAAATAAATCTAAACCACAATGGCAAGGCACGGTCCCAGAATGAAAATCCTGACGTAAATAAAAATGGCATGAATATTACAGATGGGGCATTCCTCAACCTACAAAACCTAAGAGAGTTACTGCTTGAAGACAACCAGTTAGACAAAATACCCACTGGTTTGCCAGGGTCTTTAAGAGAACTTAGTCTAATTCAAAACAGAATAACTTCTGTAACTAAAAAGAATACTTCTGGACTTATGAATTTGGAATATCTCTATTTGGGCTGGAACTGCTATTTTGGCAACATTTGCAATAAAACTTTTGACATAGAAGACGGAACATTTGAAAGGCTTACAAACTTGAAGGTGCTATCATTATCTTTTAACAACCTTTCTCATGTGCCACCCAAACTGCCAAACTCCTTGAGAGAGCTTTATCTTAGCAACACCAAGATCAAAAACATCACTCAAGAAGACTTCAAGGAATTGAGAAATTTGACAGTACTGGATCTAAGCGGGAACTGTCCAAGGTGCTTCAATGCACCATTTCCCTGTACACCTTGTGAAAGAGACTCTTCGATTCAGATACATCCTCTTGCTTTTCAAGACCTGACCGAACTTCGCTACCTAAACCTCTCTAGCACTTCCCTCAGGAAGGTTCCTGCAATCTGGTTTGACAATATGCACCATCTGAAGGTGCTGCATCTTGAATTCAATTATTTAGTGCAGGAAATAGCGTCTGGGGAATTTTTAACGAAACTGCCCTCCTTAGAAATACTTGACTTATCTTTTAACTATATAGTGacgaaatatccaaaatatattgaaatttcCCCGAACTTCTCTAATCTTACGTCTCTCCAGATATTGCACTTAAGAGGTTATGTGTTTCAGGAAGTTAGAAAAGAACATTTCCGGCCCTTGATGAGTCTCTCAAATTTAAAGACTATCAACTTGGGCGTTAACTTTATTAAGCAAATTGATTTTACCTTTTTCCAACATTTCCCCAATCTGACAGTCATTTACTTGTCAGAAAACAGAATATCGCCCTTGGTAAACGATAGCCTGCAAAATTATACAAATGGCTCCGCTTTCCAAAGTCATATCCTTAAGCGACGTTCAGCAGATTTTGAGTTTAACCCACATTCAAATTTTTATCATAACACCAATCCTTTAATAAAGCCACAGTGTACAGCTTATGGCAAAGCCTTAGATTTAAGCTTGAATAGTATTTTCTTTATTGGGCAAAAGCAGTTTAAAGCTTTTCATGACATTGCCTGCTTAAATCTGTCTTCCAATGGCATTGGTCAACCGTTGCATGGAACTGAATTTTCAGCTGTACCGCATATCAAATATTTGGATTTGACAAACAATAGAATAGACTTTGATGATGATAATGCTCTCAGAGAATTGCCTGAGTTAGAAGTTCTAGATTTCAGCTACAATGCACACTATTTCCGAATAGCAGGGGTAACGCATCGTCTAGGATTTATTCAAAATTTAACACAGCTAAGAGTTTTGAACTTGAGCCACAACAGCATTTACACTTTAACAGAGTACAATATGAATAGTATGTCTCTGGAAGAATTAGTTTTCAGTGGAAACCGCCTTGACCTTTTGTGGAATGCTGAAGACAGAAGGtacaggaaaatttttaaatgtctcaggAATCTGACACGGCTTGATTTATCCTTTAATAACCTCCAGCATATCCCAGATGAAGCATTCCTTAACTTGCCCCAGAATCTCACCGAACTGTATATAAATGACAATAGATTACATTTCTTTAACTGGACATTACTCCAACATTTTCCTCATCTCCACTTGCTTGACCTAAGTAGAAACAAACTCTCCTCTTTAACTAATAACCTATCTAAATTCTCACCTTCTCTTCGGACACTGCTACTGAGTCAAAACAAGATTTCCCACCTGCCTTCTGGCTTCTTCTCCGAAGCTAGCGGTCTGATACACCTCGATTTACGTTTCAACAGGCTAAAGATGATCAACAAAACCACGCTTCAAACTAAGACCACCATCAATTTAGCCGTTTTGGAACTTGGTGGAAACCCTTTTGACTGTACCTGTGACATTGGAGATTTTcggagatggatggatgaaaatCTGAATATCGCAATTCCTAGATTGGCAGATGtcatctgtgccagtcctggGGATCAAAGGGGGAAGAGTATTGTGAGTTTAGAGCTAACGACGTGTGTTTCAGATGCCATTGCCGCAATATTGTGCTTCTTCACGTTCTTCATCACTGTCACAGTTATGTTGGCTGCCCTAGCTCACCATTGGTTTTACTGGGATGTTTGGTTTATCTATCACATGTGTTTAGCTAAGATAAAAGGCTACAGGTCTCTTTCCACATCCCAAACTTTCTACGATGCTTACGTTTCTTATGACACCAAAGACGCCTCTGTTACGGACTGGGTGATAAATGAGCTGCGCTTCCACCTagaagagagtgaagaaaaaaaCGTGCTCCTCTGTTTAGAGGAGAGGGACTGGGACCCGGGATTAGCCATCATCGATAACCTCATGCAGAGCATAAACCAAAGCAAGAAGACAATATTTGTTTTAAccaaaaaatatgcaaagaactggAACTTTAAAACAGCATTCTACTTGGCCTTGCAGAGGCTAATGGATGAGAATATGGATGTGATTGTATTTATTCTGCTGGAGCCAGTGTTACAGCATTCCCAGTATTTGCGGCTGCGGCAGAGGATCTGCAAGAGCTCCATCCTCCAGTGGCCTGACAACCCCAAGGCAGAAGGCTTGTTTTGGCAAAGTCTGAAAAATGTGGTCTTAACTGAAAATAATTCACGGTATAACAATTTGTATGTTGATTCCATTAAGCAATACTAA